A window of Synechococcus sp. WH 8109 genomic DNA:
GAATAGGCGAGTACCACCTTCTTGGCGCGGCCCATCAATGGGTCTCCTGATCACAATCGTCTGATTCTCTCGTCTCGCCGGCCGCCACGTGTGGAGAAGCCACAAGCACCCATGCAGCCAACGCCGCAGCAGGGAAAAAGACCAGCAGCAGCGCCAGGGTCCAAGAGGTCTGCAACGGTTCAGGCCGCTGCAAACCCCACCAGTGCAGACCAGCACTGATGATCAGGGCCAGACCCCACAGAAGAACGAGCAGCGCAGATTTGTTCAGTGGCGGATCAAAAACAGCACATGGTCTATCTTGGTTGATTGGCCCGCGTCCCTCCCTGCATGAGCGCTCTGGTTGATTTAAACGCCCTGGACAGCGTCAACCCGTCCCTCACCCGCTACGGGCGCCGCGACCCTGCACCCGTGCTGCCCCTGCGTGAGGAGCCTGACCTCCTGTCCTGGCTGGAAACCAGCGGCCGTCTCGTTGCCGACGAAGAATCCGGTTCACCCGAAGTGAGCACCGTTGAAGAGGAGGAACTCTCCGCACTCATGGGTGAGAAGGAGGATTACAACAAGGATGACGAGCAAAACGAGGAGCAGTGGGAGGACTGACGTCCCCCAAGCACTGATTGGTCGCTACTGAGCGACTCACCTAGGGTCCCAGCGATCAGTCCAGTGCAACTTTGCAATCCACGGATTCGAACCACCGTCCTTGGTGGGAGAACGGCTCATTGAGTGCCAGCTTGCTGATGCTGGTCGTCTTGATGACTTGCTTTGCAGCAGACAAATGGATCACCAATGCGCAACTGAGCCTGCCCCTCTTGATTTCAGCGGTCATCGCAACAGCCTCTGCAGCCTTGGGCATTCCCCTTCTGCGTCGCTTGAAGATGGGGCAGTTCATCCGTGAGGAAGGCCCCAAAGCCCATCAGAGCAAAGCGGGAA
This region includes:
- a CDS encoding DUF3134 domain-containing protein; this encodes MSALVDLNALDSVNPSLTRYGRRDPAPVLPLREEPDLLSWLETSGRLVADEESGSPEVSTVEEEELSALMGEKEDYNKDDEQNEEQWED